Proteins encoded together in one Otariodibacter oris window:
- the frdC gene encoding fumarate reductase subunit FrdC, whose translation MTTTASKRKKYVREVKPTWWKRLDFYKLYIAREATSVPTLWFCLVLLYGVISLGNGLPGFSDFVDFLQNPIVVILNIIALAAAVLNTVTYYKMVPKVLNIIVKNQRINPNIITLSLWALTAIVSVVILILMYI comes from the coding sequence ATGACAACAACAGCAAGTAAACGCAAAAAATACGTGCGTGAAGTAAAACCAACATGGTGGAAAAGGTTAGATTTTTACAAACTCTATATTGCTCGCGAAGCAACGTCAGTTCCTACTTTATGGTTCTGCCTAGTGCTGCTTTATGGAGTAATTAGCTTAGGGAATGGACTACCTGGCTTTTCTGATTTTGTTGATTTCTTACAAAACCCTATTGTTGTAATACTGAATATTATTGCATTAGCTGCTGCAGTATTAAATACGGTGACTTATTATAAAATGGTACCAAAAGTACTAAACATAATAGTAAAAAATCAAAGAATAAATCCAAATATAATTACATTAAGCTTATGGGCTTTAACCGCTATTGTTAGCGTAGTAATTTTAATTTTGATGTATATCTAG
- the frdD gene encoding fumarate reductase subunit FrdD — protein MKEAPKRSNEPVVWLLFGAGTTVTAILFPVLILLIGFLLPFGLISPENVFGFVSFLHSWIGKLVILIVLIFSVWGAMHRIHHGMHDFKLHIPAGGVIFYGLSVLYSVLAFFAVINL, from the coding sequence ATGAAAGAAGCACCTAAACGTTCTAATGAGCCAGTAGTATGGCTGTTATTTGGGGCAGGAACAACTGTTACCGCAATTCTTTTCCCAGTACTAATCTTATTAATCGGCTTTCTACTGCCATTCGGATTGATTAGCCCAGAAAATGTATTTGGATTCGTTTCATTTTTACATAGTTGGATTGGAAAATTAGTAATTTTGATCGTATTAATTTTTTCAGTATGGGGCGCAATGCATCGTATCCATCATGGTATGCACGATTTTAAACTGCATATACCAGCTGGTGGCGTTATATTTTATGGACTATCAGTGCTTTATAGTGTACTCGCATTTTTTGCAGTGATTAATTTATAA